A genome region from Arachidicoccus soli includes the following:
- a CDS encoding rod shape-determining protein encodes MGLFNFFTQEIAMDLGTANTLIIHNEEIVVNEPSIVALNRNNPKEVLAVGKRALLMHEKTHESIRTVRPLRDGVIADFNAAELMIREMIKMIYPKKPLFPPSWRMMICIPSSITEVEKRAVRDSAEQAGAKEVYLLHEPMAAAIGIGIDVEEPVGNMIIDIGGGTTGITVIALAGIVCDQSIRIAGDEFTADIMEALRRYHSLLIGERTAEQIKIQLGAAMKDLDNPPDDLPVNGRDLVTGIPKQIMVSYQEIAEALDKSIFKIEEAILKALETTPPELASDIYRRGLYLTGGGALLRGLDKRLNQKIKLPVHIADDPLKSVVRGTGIALKHYQRFPFIMR; translated from the coding sequence ATGGGACTTTTTAACTTTTTTACGCAAGAAATAGCGATGGACTTGGGTACCGCCAATACCTTAATAATCCATAATGAAGAAATCGTAGTAAACGAGCCTTCAATTGTTGCACTTAATCGCAATAATCCAAAAGAGGTTTTGGCTGTAGGCAAACGAGCTTTGTTAATGCATGAAAAAACGCATGAAAGTATACGTACTGTGCGACCTCTGAGAGACGGTGTAATTGCCGATTTTAATGCTGCTGAGTTGATGATAAGGGAGATGATCAAAATGATTTACCCTAAAAAACCACTATTCCCTCCTAGCTGGCGTATGATGATTTGTATCCCATCCAGCATTACAGAAGTTGAAAAACGTGCTGTGCGCGATAGTGCTGAACAAGCTGGTGCTAAAGAAGTGTACTTGTTACATGAGCCGATGGCTGCTGCAATAGGTATAGGAATTGATGTAGAAGAACCTGTTGGTAATATGATTATTGATATTGGAGGTGGTACTACAGGTATTACTGTTATAGCCTTGGCCGGTATTGTTTGCGACCAGAGTATTCGTATCGCTGGTGATGAATTTACTGCGGATATTATGGAGGCGCTTCGTCGTTATCATTCATTGCTTATTGGTGAACGCACTGCAGAGCAGATTAAGATACAATTGGGTGCAGCTATGAAAGATCTGGACAATCCTCCGGATGATTTGCCTGTAAATGGCCGAGATTTGGTAACAGGTATTCCTAAACAAATTATGGTAAGCTATCAAGAAATAGCAGAAGCATTAGATAAAAGTATTTTCAAAATAGAAGAGGCCATTTTAAAAGCTTTGGAAACTACGCCGCCGGAACTTGCTTCTGATATTTATCGACGTGGTTTATATCTTACTGGCGGTGGTGCATTGCTAAGAGGATTAGATAAAAGATTAAATCAAAAAATAAAACTACCCGTACATATCGCTGACGATCCATTGAAAAGCGTGGTACGCGGAACAGGTATCGCGCTGAAACATTATCAGCGGTTCCCTTTTATCATGAGATAG
- the mreC gene encoding rod shape-determining protein MreC, whose protein sequence is MKNIFLFIRRFFTFFTFLILQVLCISFLVKYNKSYEAAYSNAAHNFTGKIDKKYNNIQYYFDLKKTNQALADENAKLRNALSTFTHSADSLNEDKLYTMVDTLNKDTLGNVRKYEYYAAKVVNNSLTSDNNYITIEKGAKDGIEKDMAVMGTNGIVGHVVSVSPNYSIVMSLLNHNSRVSAMLKNSNVPGIVEWGGKRANVLQLNNIPKSAKLKRGDTVLTSNLSGNFPEGLMVGRVLDIQSKDAASNFYNITVSSSTNFYTLQYVYVIKNKFLQEQRNLETTAPK, encoded by the coding sequence TTGAAAAATATTTTTTTATTCATAAGGCGGTTCTTTACTTTTTTTACGTTCCTGATTCTTCAGGTGCTTTGTATCTCTTTTCTTGTAAAGTACAATAAGAGTTATGAAGCTGCATACTCTAATGCCGCACATAATTTTACAGGGAAAATTGATAAAAAGTATAACAATATTCAATATTATTTCGACCTCAAAAAAACCAATCAAGCGCTAGCCGACGAAAATGCAAAACTGCGAAATGCGCTTAGTACTTTTACCCATAGTGCCGATTCGTTAAACGAGGACAAGCTTTATACAATGGTGGATACGTTGAATAAAGATACCTTGGGTAATGTACGCAAATATGAATATTATGCAGCTAAAGTCGTCAACAACTCGCTCACAAGCGATAATAATTACATTACCATTGAAAAAGGTGCTAAAGACGGAATCGAAAAAGATATGGCAGTAATGGGTACGAATGGTATTGTAGGTCATGTGGTATCTGTAAGCCCTAATTACAGTATTGTAATGAGTTTGCTAAATCATAATAGCAGGGTAAGCGCCATGCTTAAAAACAGCAATGTTCCAGGCATTGTCGAGTGGGGGGGGAAAAGAGCCAATGTGTTGCAGCTAAACAATATCCCTAAGAGTGCTAAATTAAAGCGTGGTGATACTGTATTAACCAGCAACTTGTCCGGGAATTTTCCTGAAGGGTTAATGGTGGGGCGCGTATTAGATATACAATCAAAAGATGCAGCTAGTAATTTTTATAATATTACAGTTTCTAGCAGCACCAATTTTTATACACTTCAATATGTGTATGTTATTAAAAATAAATTTTTACAAGAACAAAGAAATTTAGAAACCACAGCACCTAAATAA
- a CDS encoding rod shape-determining protein MreD translates to MSVLLKNILRFIFFILVQVFVLDKVPFIHQYIKPSVFFLFILWLPFGLSRVSLMVIAFLFGLALDYFAGTPGLHSAPCVLIAYLRPFILNIVIQQEKTGVTYSDPSAKSIGLGPYVIYIVSLTLAYHIYLTFIEWMEFGDFLFFLGKVLASSALSLLLIFITEILFFRKVKFKTNAA, encoded by the coding sequence ATGAGTGTATTATTGAAAAATATATTGCGGTTTATTTTCTTTATACTGGTACAGGTTTTTGTGCTGGATAAAGTGCCATTTATACACCAATATATCAAGCCGTCTGTTTTCTTTTTGTTCATATTATGGTTGCCTTTTGGGCTTTCTCGTGTAAGCCTCATGGTGATCGCTTTTTTATTCGGACTTGCTTTAGATTATTTTGCAGGCACTCCAGGTCTGCACTCTGCCCCCTGTGTGTTAATTGCCTATCTGCGACCTTTCATCCTGAATATTGTGATTCAGCAAGAGAAGACAGGTGTTACCTATTCGGACCCTAGTGCAAAAAGTATAGGACTGGGTCCTTATGTAATTTATATCGTATCTCTCACGCTTGCTTATCATATTTATCTCACATTTATCGAGTGGATGGAATTTGGAGATTTCTTATTTTTCCTAGGAAAGGTCTTGGCATCGAGCGCACTGAGTTTATTGCTCATATTCATTACAGAGATTCTATTCTTCCGTAAAGTGAAGTTTAAAACAAATGCAGCTTAA
- the mrdA gene encoding penicillin-binding protein 2, giving the protein MATIQNNNQSRSRIILGIFVVVFVVIVAQLLNLQLFSPKYRLQAENNAIFRKVVYPDRGIIYDRNGKAILDNMINYDLIVTPSEARKGVDTATLCTILGIDTAEYRKRMLTAIVKNSRYKPSTFEPLLTPELYARLNENIYRFPGFELQERPVRTYPFHVGASFLGRLGEVSAKFLKNHPDEGYQSGDYIGITGLESSYEKVLMGQRGVQRFLRDNRARIQGPYEDGDFDTVAIAGRNLYSSIDIGVQALGEKMFQGKIGAAVAINPKTGGIIAMISAPTYDPNDLAPSEYRKHIGFLILDTSRPMYNRAIAGMYPPGSTYKPMGALIALDEGIITPSYGYDCRGAYYACGKVVRCDEKWAGHAASLKLAIANSCNSYFCNVFRMTVDNPQYGSPRKGYAKWREYMHGFGMGETLGVDIPGERGGNIPDTTEYNHDYGNHWVSCNMMTMGIGQDRMLLTPLQSADEACIIANKGWYYTPHFIDSIESQTEADTTYLAKYKIKHRPLHISDADYQAVQAGMEDVTEVGTASNVKIPGIKYAAKTGTAQVPNLKNLAVFIAYAPVDNPKIAIAVYVENAGYGSTWAAPIAAHMMEKYLNDTLTAETQADVDRLAKINLFPHQIFDWRRKQDSARAQRIREAERKEDSSATAKADNIGDMKTAKTESQKGKFPLQTLKNNWLSAILPDYKSGMAKKDKLVKK; this is encoded by the coding sequence ATGGCTACAATACAAAATAATAATCAATCACGCAGCAGGATCATCCTAGGAATTTTTGTTGTCGTTTTTGTGGTTATCGTTGCACAGTTACTCAACCTTCAATTATTTTCTCCAAAATATAGGTTGCAGGCAGAGAACAATGCTATATTCCGCAAAGTAGTTTATCCGGATCGCGGTATTATCTACGATAGAAATGGAAAAGCTATTTTGGATAATATGATTAATTATGACTTGATTGTAACGCCTTCAGAAGCACGCAAAGGAGTTGATACTGCTACGCTTTGCACCATTTTAGGAATAGATACGGCAGAATATAGAAAGCGTATGCTTACAGCGATTGTCAAAAACAGCAGATACAAACCTAGCACTTTTGAGCCGCTGCTCACACCTGAATTATATGCTAGATTAAACGAAAATATATATCGATTCCCGGGATTTGAGTTGCAGGAACGGCCTGTAAGAACTTATCCTTTTCATGTAGGCGCCAGTTTTTTAGGGAGGTTGGGAGAAGTGTCTGCAAAATTTTTAAAAAATCATCCCGATGAAGGCTACCAATCCGGTGACTATATAGGCATTACAGGCCTTGAGAGTTCTTACGAAAAAGTATTGATGGGGCAACGTGGTGTGCAGCGATTCTTGCGGGATAATCGCGCGCGTATCCAAGGACCTTATGAAGATGGCGACTTTGATACAGTTGCTATTGCCGGAAGAAATTTATATTCTAGTATAGATATTGGTGTACAAGCTCTTGGCGAGAAAATGTTTCAAGGGAAAATTGGTGCAGCTGTTGCCATTAATCCAAAGACGGGCGGCATCATTGCAATGATTTCGGCACCTACCTATGATCCTAACGACCTTGCCCCAAGCGAATATAGAAAACATATAGGCTTTTTGATTTTGGACACGAGTCGCCCTATGTATAACCGTGCTATTGCAGGGATGTACCCACCAGGATCTACCTACAAGCCGATGGGTGCTTTAATCGCATTAGACGAAGGAATAATTACACCCTCTTACGGCTATGATTGCCGTGGCGCTTATTATGCTTGTGGAAAAGTAGTGCGTTGTGATGAAAAATGGGCAGGTCACGCAGCGAGTTTAAAACTGGCGATTGCTAACTCCTGTAACTCTTATTTCTGTAATGTGTTTAGAATGACAGTAGATAATCCACAGTATGGTTCTCCGAGAAAAGGATATGCAAAATGGCGCGAATATATGCACGGATTTGGCATGGGGGAAACATTGGGTGTAGATATACCCGGAGAAAGAGGGGGTAATATTCCCGATACCACTGAGTATAACCATGACTATGGTAATCACTGGGTTTCTTGTAATATGATGACGATGGGTATTGGCCAAGATAGAATGTTGCTGACACCGCTGCAATCTGCCGACGAAGCTTGTATAATTGCGAATAAAGGATGGTATTATACACCACATTTTATTGATAGCATCGAATCTCAAACGGAAGCAGATACAACCTATTTAGCTAAATATAAAATCAAACACAGGCCATTGCACATCAGCGATGCCGATTACCAAGCTGTGCAAGCAGGGATGGAAGATGTAACCGAAGTGGGTACTGCATCTAATGTAAAAATCCCTGGCATTAAATATGCGGCAAAAACAGGGACAGCACAAGTACCGAATTTAAAAAATTTGGCAGTTTTTATTGCATATGCACCGGTTGACAATCCTAAAATAGCAATTGCGGTATATGTAGAAAATGCAGGTTATGGTTCTACCTGGGCTGCTCCTATTGCAGCGCATATGATGGAGAAATATTTAAATGATACACTTACTGCAGAGACACAAGCAGATGTGGACAGGTTAGCAAAAATAAATTTATTCCCCCATCAGATATTTGATTGGCGCAGGAAACAAGATTCAGCACGTGCACAACGAATTCGTGAAGCAGAAAGAAAAGAAGATTCTTCTGCTACGGCAAAAGCAGATAATATAGGGGATATGAAAACGGCAAAGACGGAAAGTCAAAAAGGCAAATTCCCTTTGCAAACTTTAAAGAACAATTGGCTTTCTGCAATTTTGCCGGATTATAAATCGGGAATGGCTAAGAAAGATAAATTGGTAAAAAAATAA
- the rodA gene encoding rod shape-determining protein RodA translates to MGQQEKLARGIDWIVVFLYAMLIAIGILCIFMVEYNPDVNWATAFVSGKTEYSKQLIFAGVCALLAIFILLSDSKLYTAFANLSYLFGIILMFATFVVGKDINGSRSWIPMGGGFNLQPAQLCVIFTSLALSKYLSMQDLDFTKVKSQLIAVAIALFPAMLSVLQNETGMAIVYFCFFIVMFREGLPGWLLLVGFSFGVLVVATLIMEPNTLAIILTIIAAIAIYILRKKIKRSRRILVFILLIWAGCVGVQRFAVPYIFNNVFQCYQSTRVYAMVGKVYDCSQNRSSIKREEDHKKYVKPDDYNVRQSKIAIGSGGLLGRGFLKGTQTRGKYVPEQQTDFVFTSIGEAFGFVGSFAFLMLYLLLLFRIVKIAERQRSVFSRVYAYCVASIILLHITINVCMAIGLFPVVGIPLPMISYGGSSLVTFTILIFILVRLDADRQMILR, encoded by the coding sequence ATGGGTCAACAGGAAAAACTCGCAAGAGGGATTGACTGGATTGTTGTTTTTTTATATGCTATGTTGATAGCTATAGGTATTCTCTGCATTTTTATGGTGGAGTACAATCCCGATGTCAATTGGGCTACAGCGTTTGTTTCAGGGAAAACAGAATATAGTAAGCAACTTATTTTTGCTGGCGTCTGTGCTTTACTCGCTATTTTTATATTACTGAGCGACAGTAAATTGTATACGGCTTTTGCTAACCTTTCCTATTTATTCGGCATAATATTGATGTTCGCCACCTTTGTGGTGGGTAAAGATATTAATGGCTCTAGAAGCTGGATTCCTATGGGCGGTGGTTTTAATTTGCAACCTGCACAGCTTTGTGTGATATTTACCTCTTTGGCATTGTCTAAATACCTCTCAATGCAAGATTTAGATTTTACAAAAGTAAAATCACAATTGATCGCAGTTGCTATTGCTTTGTTCCCTGCAATGTTATCCGTATTGCAAAATGAAACAGGAATGGCAATAGTTTATTTCTGTTTTTTTATTGTAATGTTCCGTGAAGGATTGCCCGGATGGCTATTGTTGGTGGGCTTTTCTTTTGGAGTTTTGGTGGTAGCGACTTTAATAATGGAGCCTAACACATTGGCAATTATCCTGACTATTATTGCCGCGATTGCTATTTACATTCTTAGAAAAAAAATCAAAAGAAGCCGGAGAATATTGGTTTTTATTTTATTGATTTGGGCCGGATGCGTGGGGGTACAACGTTTTGCAGTTCCCTATATCTTTAATAATGTTTTTCAATGTTATCAATCTACCCGTGTATATGCGATGGTGGGCAAAGTATACGATTGCAGCCAAAACCGCAGTTCTATTAAACGAGAAGAAGATCATAAAAAGTATGTGAAACCGGATGACTACAACGTGCGTCAGAGTAAGATTGCCATTGGTTCCGGGGGGTTACTTGGTCGCGGCTTTTTAAAGGGGACACAAACAAGAGGTAAATATGTTCCTGAGCAACAAACAGATTTTGTATTTACCTCTATTGGTGAGGCATTTGGATTTGTTGGAAGCTTTGCATTTCTAATGCTTTACCTATTATTATTATTCCGGATTGTAAAAATTGCTGAACGACAACGAAGTGTATTCTCCCGAGTCTATGCTTACTGCGTTGCAAGTATAATTTTATTGCATATTACTATTAATGTATGTATGGCAATTGGTTTATTCCCGGTAGTAGGTATTCCATTGCCGATGATAAGTTATGGCGGGTCTTCTTTGGTAACCTTCACTATACTTATCTTTATTCTTGTGAGGCTTGATGCTGATAGACAAATGATATTGCGCTAA
- the corA gene encoding magnesium/cobalt transporter CorA, whose protein sequence is MDNNRYFSLNKFFKPQKTRPLLHVNPTDNALRVDAEKSVITVFQYDENSVEEFKLDNIGECVKYKTTDKNIWINVEGLKRADVKAICRDFDIHLLIEEDILSVGQRPKTDLFEDFVFCLLYMLSYGQDNVLLNKEQISLILGKNFVLTFQEEPNRDAFDKVRLRLKNLHNKQLQQYGCDFLYYALIDAIVDDYFIAMDIFGEKIEEAEEHIVKAHSKISMSYILFLRKELLLLRRSIYPARDAISSINKNENELFSSKTLRYLKDIYDHILQATEMVENYREGMANLQDLHLNQANLKMNESMKIMAIVTCLLAPAAVIGGIFGMNFSQIPFLHDHYGFYFSVAVMLLIPLWMIYVFKKRGWF, encoded by the coding sequence ATGGATAATAATAGATATTTCTCGCTTAATAAGTTTTTCAAACCACAGAAGACGCGTCCACTTTTACATGTAAATCCAACCGATAATGCATTGCGGGTTGATGCTGAAAAGTCCGTGATTACTGTTTTTCAATATGATGAAAATTCTGTAGAAGAGTTTAAGCTGGACAATATTGGGGAATGCGTGAAATATAAAACTACGGACAAAAATATTTGGATAAATGTAGAGGGGTTAAAACGAGCAGATGTAAAAGCTATTTGTCGAGATTTTGATATTCATTTATTAATTGAGGAAGATATCTTAAGTGTAGGTCAGCGACCTAAAACAGATTTATTCGAAGATTTTGTATTTTGTTTGTTATATATGCTCTCCTATGGTCAGGATAATGTGTTGTTGAATAAAGAACAAATCTCTTTGATTCTTGGGAAAAACTTTGTTCTTACATTTCAGGAAGAGCCTAACAGAGACGCTTTTGACAAAGTGCGACTGCGACTAAAGAACTTACACAATAAACAATTGCAACAGTATGGCTGCGATTTTTTGTATTATGCCCTGATCGATGCCATTGTTGATGATTATTTTATAGCGATGGATATATTTGGCGAGAAAATTGAAGAAGCAGAAGAGCACATTGTAAAAGCACACTCAAAGATTAGCATGTCTTATATTCTTTTTTTAAGAAAAGAATTGTTGCTTTTACGCCGCTCTATTTACCCGGCTCGAGATGCTATCAGTAGTATCAACAAAAATGAGAATGAGTTATTCTCAAGCAAAACATTGCGTTACCTCAAAGATATTTACGATCATATTTTGCAAGCAACTGAAATGGTAGAAAACTACCGAGAAGGTATGGCCAACTTGCAAGACCTACATCTAAACCAAGCGAACTTAAAGATGAATGAGTCGATGAAAATCATGGCTATCGTTACTTGTTTGCTTGCGCCAGCAGCGGTTATAGGTGGCATCTTTGGTATGAACTTTTCGCAAATACCATTTTTACATGACCATTACGGCTTTTATTTTTCTGTAGCAGTGATGCTGTTAATTCCTTTGTGGATGATATATGTTTTTAAGAAAAGGGGATGGTTCTAG
- a CDS encoding L-serine ammonia-lyase, with amino-acid sequence MPHEAISVFDIFKIGVGPSSSHTLGPWRAAIYFIDSVKEKYGLENVMHVQVLLYGSLAKTGHGHGTDIAVKMGLMLEDPETTDVSLINDKMQQIAVENSILLGGTQSISFDPQKDIVFLYKESLPFHPNAMTFLLSLKNGENISETWYSIGGGFVVQEGASPNAVKENVDLPFPVNDAEDLLFWCIKTGMSIHEVVMENESTWRNEEETRAGILRIWKTMRECMYRGCDTKGELPGGLKVKRRAFDLNKKLTKNETYNNYEEWIALIKKSSGNFNEILDWISCFALAVNEENAAFGRVVTAPTNGAAGVIPAVLQYFIVFCNGEEDDKIINFLLTASEVGSIFKKGATISAAMGGCQAEIGVSSAMAAAALTESLGGTQKQALMAAEIAMEHHLGLTCDPIGGLVQIPCIERNTMGAIKAITASQLALQSAPDYAKVSLDKVVKTMWDTALDMNSKYKETSDGGLAIHIPLGLSEC; translated from the coding sequence ATGCCACACGAAGCTATTTCGGTTTTTGATATATTTAAAATAGGTGTTGGTCCATCTAGTTCTCATACATTGGGTCCTTGGCGGGCTGCTATTTATTTTATTGATTCGGTAAAAGAAAAGTATGGCTTAGAGAACGTAATGCATGTGCAAGTTTTATTGTATGGTTCTTTGGCAAAAACGGGTCATGGTCATGGTACCGATATTGCCGTTAAAATGGGTTTAATGCTGGAAGACCCGGAAACGACCGATGTTTCTTTGATTAATGATAAGATGCAACAGATAGCCGTGGAAAACTCAATTTTGCTTGGAGGTACACAATCTATTTCCTTTGACCCCCAAAAAGATATAGTCTTTCTTTATAAAGAATCATTGCCATTTCATCCGAATGCGATGACCTTTCTGCTCAGCCTAAAAAATGGAGAAAATATTAGTGAGACTTGGTATTCCATTGGTGGTGGTTTTGTTGTTCAAGAGGGAGCCTCACCGAATGCAGTAAAGGAAAATGTTGATCTCCCATTCCCTGTTAATGATGCGGAGGATTTACTTTTCTGGTGTATTAAGACCGGCATGTCCATTCACGAGGTAGTAATGGAAAATGAAAGCACCTGGCGTAACGAAGAAGAAACAAGGGCGGGTATATTAAGGATTTGGAAAACGATGCGTGAATGTATGTATCGAGGCTGCGACACCAAAGGGGAGTTACCGGGGGGATTAAAGGTAAAGCGCCGCGCTTTTGATTTAAATAAGAAACTGACAAAGAACGAGACGTATAATAATTATGAAGAATGGATCGCGCTTATTAAAAAATCAAGTGGCAATTTCAATGAAATATTAGATTGGATTAGTTGTTTTGCGTTGGCGGTAAATGAAGAAAATGCTGCCTTCGGTAGGGTAGTTACAGCGCCTACAAATGGTGCTGCAGGTGTTATTCCTGCTGTATTGCAATACTTTATTGTGTTTTGCAATGGGGAGGAGGATGATAAAATTATTAATTTTTTGTTGACTGCTTCTGAAGTGGGTAGTATTTTTAAAAAGGGAGCTACAATTTCTGCAGCTATGGGTGGTTGTCAGGCGGAAATAGGTGTTTCATCTGCTATGGCTGCTGCAGCATTGACTGAGTCATTAGGAGGTACGCAAAAACAGGCTTTAATGGCTGCCGAGATAGCTATGGAACATCACTTAGGGCTTACCTGTGATCCAATTGGTGGGTTGGTGCAAATACCCTGCATCGAAAGAAATACCATGGGCGCCATTAAAGCTATTACGGCATCGCAACTGGCTTTGCAGAGCGCACCCGATTATGCCAAAGTATCTTTGGATAAAGTTGTAAAAACTATGTGGGACACCGCTTTAGACATGAATAGTAAATATAAAGAAACTTCCGATGGAGGTTTAGCAATACATATTCCATTGGGCTTGAGTGAATGTTGA
- a CDS encoding DUF4397 domain-containing protein, producing MKKNAFFFLFLTFFLGIVACTKSTVDKQLRPTYFRLANVTYGKSFDMQVNKNNLFTNIPFDSITAYASGAPGVFNLSINDNANGQSILDSYQSMQSGIYYTLFIVPDSTSGAQQPRTSLIADNNVLPQYDSAKIRFLNFSPDTTTINFEQSYRQGNSDVFIKMPKVITWLGRTYLDNSINNQVAQYVSVHSNTYRFSFLNSNDTLKQVVQPLDVTIEKDKFYTFYLQGSLRKKGADSLKVNTIVYP from the coding sequence ATGAAAAAAAATGCTTTCTTCTTTCTTTTTCTGACATTCTTCCTTGGTATAGTTGCCTGTACCAAAAGTACTGTTGACAAACAATTGAGGCCTACTTATTTTCGGTTAGCCAATGTTACTTACGGAAAATCTTTTGACATGCAGGTAAATAAAAATAATTTATTCACCAATATTCCTTTCGATTCTATTACCGCCTATGCTTCGGGTGCACCGGGTGTTTTTAATTTATCTATTAATGATAATGCTAATGGCCAAAGTATTCTGGATAGTTATCAGTCCATGCAAAGTGGAATATATTACACACTTTTTATTGTTCCCGATAGCACGAGTGGCGCCCAACAGCCTAGGACTAGTTTGATTGCGGATAACAATGTTTTGCCTCAATACGACTCTGCAAAAATTCGTTTTCTCAACTTCTCACCTGATACAACAACGATTAATTTTGAACAATCTTATCGACAAGGGAATAGTGACGTGTTTATAAAAATGCCGAAAGTGATTACTTGGCTGGGGCGAACTTATCTTGATAACAGTATAAATAATCAAGTTGCACAATATGTTTCTGTACACTCCAATACTTATAGATTTTCGTTTTTGAATTCCAATGATACGTTAAAACAAGTCGTACAGCCATTGGATGTGACAATTGAGAAAGATAAATTCTATACTTTTTATCTACAAGGGTCTCTTCGTAAAAAGGGTGCAGATTCTTTAAAAGTCAATACAATTGTGTATCCATAA
- a CDS encoding pyridoxal phosphate-dependent aminotransferase encodes MQLSSLLERFSEPETLKMAKLGRELRAQGVDVIDLSLGEPDFDTPSHIKEAAIKAINDNWSHYTPVPGFLDVREAACTKLKRDNNLDYNPTEIVVSTGAKQSLANAILALVDDGEEVIIPTPYWVTYSELVKIARGKVVEVRTSQASGFKITPQQLEAAITPKTKVFLFSSPCNPSGAVYNKEELKALAEVFKKHPNIFIISDEIYEFINYVGAHESIAQFEELKERIVIVNGLSKGFAMTGWRLGYTASSAIIAKAMEKIQGQTTSGTCSITQKAAVTALTGDLAATWDMTKEFTRRKKRVLELVKEIPGIECSEPDGAFYIFPDVSSFYGKSDGNVVVNNSADFSMYILNTAHVSSVMGAAFGEPDCVRFSFANNIENIERGWARIKDALAKLK; translated from the coding sequence ATGCAGTTGTCTTCTCTTTTGGAAAGATTTAGCGAGCCGGAAACGCTCAAAATGGCAAAACTTGGCCGTGAATTACGTGCGCAAGGTGTGGATGTAATTGACCTAAGTTTGGGCGAACCTGATTTTGATACGCCTTCGCATATTAAGGAAGCTGCCATTAAAGCTATTAACGATAATTGGAGTCATTATACGCCGGTTCCGGGTTTCTTGGATGTACGCGAAGCTGCTTGCACGAAATTAAAAAGAGATAATAATCTAGATTATAATCCCACAGAGATTGTGGTTTCTACAGGGGCGAAGCAAAGCCTTGCCAATGCGATTTTGGCATTGGTGGATGACGGAGAGGAAGTAATCATTCCCACACCCTATTGGGTCACTTATTCAGAATTGGTAAAAATCGCAAGAGGTAAAGTAGTAGAAGTGCGTACTTCTCAGGCCAGTGGGTTTAAAATTACACCCCAACAATTGGAAGCCGCGATTACACCTAAAACAAAGGTATTTCTTTTCTCTTCTCCTTGTAATCCATCAGGAGCTGTTTACAACAAGGAAGAATTAAAAGCATTAGCCGAAGTGTTTAAAAAACACCCAAACATTTTTATTATTTCGGACGAAATATATGAATTCATCAACTATGTAGGCGCTCACGAAAGTATTGCACAATTCGAGGAATTAAAAGAGCGTATTGTAATTGTAAACGGATTGAGTAAAGGTTTTGCAATGACCGGCTGGCGTTTAGGCTATACCGCTTCTTCTGCTATTATAGCAAAGGCAATGGAAAAAATACAAGGTCAAACTACAAGTGGCACCTGTTCGATTACTCAAAAAGCCGCTGTAACAGCTCTTACCGGAGATCTGGCAGCTACCTGGGATATGACAAAGGAGTTCACAAGGCGTAAAAAAAGAGTATTGGAATTGGTGAAAGAGATACCGGGAATTGAATGTTCTGAACCCGATGGTGCTTTTTATATTTTCCCGGATGTAAGTAGTTTTTATGGAAAATCTGATGGGAATGTTGTTGTCAATAATTCTGCGGATTTTAGCATGTATATTTTAAATACTGCGCACGTTTCATCCGTAATGGGTGCGGCTTTTGGAGAGCCGGATTGCGTACGTTTTTCTTTTGCTAACAATATTGAAAATATTGAAAGAGGCTGGGCGCGTATAAAAGATGCGTTGGCAAAACTTAAATAA
- the gcvH gene encoding glycine cleavage system protein GcvH: protein MSFPPDLKYTKDHEWVKIVEGNIALVGITEFAQSELGDIVYVDINSVGNDLSADEVFGTVEAVKTVSDLFLPVAAKIVEVNGELENEPELVNTDPYGKGWMAKIEVANIGDLGGLLDADAYKSLVS from the coding sequence ATGAGCTTTCCCCCGGACTTAAAATATACGAAAGACCACGAATGGGTTAAAATAGTAGAAGGCAATATCGCATTGGTGGGTATTACTGAATTTGCTCAAAGTGAGCTAGGCGACATTGTATATGTAGACATTAACTCTGTTGGTAATGATTTGTCGGCAGATGAAGTATTTGGCACAGTAGAAGCTGTAAAGACAGTAAGTGATTTATTTTTGCCTGTTGCTGCTAAAATTGTTGAGGTTAATGGGGAATTAGAAAATGAACCGGAATTGGTAAATACTGACCCTTATGGCAAAGGCTGGATGGCAAAGATAGAAGTAGCAAATATTGGAGATCTAGGGGGCTTGCTTGATGCAGATGCTTATAAATCCTTAGTTTCTTAG